One window of uncultured Methanoregula sp. genomic DNA carries:
- a CDS encoding class I adenylate-forming enzyme family protein, with translation MSNVTTLLDSKSVPEAKAALICPTRNETYSYKKLREEMNRIGLGLLTLGVRKGDRVCIYLDSSPEYLISYFAIWRIGAVAVPTNIVYRGEELLHVINNAGACAVITDGNGVDVIAGIRKSAPTLSHIICTGGSREGSVAWDSFPAAPPTMRAVNCSTEDLCHIQYTAGTTGKPKGAMLTHGNWMTALDTERDALRLRPVDIYLGIYPMGHVGLSWGLAVIRAGGTYVMMERFDLDSYLALAEKYKVSVLAGMPPVIYSLVHSPPGTENRLKDARVIISGGGQLLPSVWEAFDRRYHIPVANSYGLSETIVIGSGTTTLPEYPHLTKGYQSVGVAVGYTELRIVDANDPEKELSPGENGEIALRGPAVAKGYWSLPDATSEVFRHDGWFLTGDIGNLDNDGILCITDRKKDMIIMSGWKIYPTEVENVIIQHPAVMDVAVFGIPDERKGEVPVAALVLRPGSSLSEAELETYCRVHLAGYKIPRRLIITDSLPRVHGWKLLRRDLRKKFGDLRS, from the coding sequence ATGTCCAACGTCACTACCCTGCTTGACTCCAAGAGTGTTCCCGAAGCAAAGGCAGCGCTCATCTGCCCGACCCGGAACGAGACCTACAGTTACAAAAAACTCCGCGAGGAGATGAACCGGATCGGCCTTGGCCTTCTTACCCTTGGCGTCAGGAAGGGTGACCGGGTCTGCATCTATCTCGACAGTTCCCCGGAATACCTGATCAGTTACTTTGCCATCTGGCGGATCGGTGCTGTGGCTGTGCCGACCAACATCGTGTACCGGGGCGAGGAACTGCTCCACGTGATCAATAATGCAGGTGCCTGTGCAGTCATTACGGACGGGAACGGTGTGGACGTTATCGCCGGTATCCGGAAGAGTGCTCCCACCCTCTCGCATATTATCTGCACAGGCGGTAGCCGTGAAGGATCGGTTGCATGGGATTCGTTCCCGGCGGCTCCTCCGACTATGCGGGCTGTCAACTGCTCGACTGAAGATCTCTGCCACATCCAGTACACAGCAGGAACAACCGGCAAACCCAAGGGCGCCATGCTCACCCATGGCAACTGGATGACGGCCCTCGACACCGAACGCGATGCTCTCCGGCTCCGGCCGGTTGATATCTATCTCGGCATCTACCCGATGGGCCACGTCGGGCTCTCGTGGGGGCTCGCCGTGATCCGGGCCGGCGGTACATACGTTATGATGGAGCGGTTCGATCTCGATTCCTATCTCGCTCTTGCAGAAAAATACAAGGTCTCTGTCCTTGCCGGTATGCCGCCGGTTATCTACTCGCTTGTCCACTCACCTCCGGGTACTGAGAACCGGCTGAAGGATGCGAGGGTGATAATCTCCGGCGGGGGACAGCTTCTCCCCTCGGTCTGGGAAGCCTTTGACCGGCGCTACCATATCCCGGTGGCGAATTCATATGGATTATCAGAGACGATTGTGATCGGGTCCGGGACAACCACGCTCCCTGAGTACCCGCACCTGACCAAGGGCTACCAGAGCGTTGGTGTTGCGGTCGGGTATACCGAGCTGCGGATCGTGGATGCCAATGACCCGGAGAAAGAACTGTCTCCGGGTGAAAACGGGGAGATCGCGCTCCGGGGCCCCGCTGTGGCAAAAGGATACTGGAGCCTGCCCGATGCAACCAGCGAAGTGTTCCGGCACGACGGCTGGTTCCTCACGGGCGATATCGGGAACCTGGACAACGACGGGATCCTCTGCATTACGGACCGGAAAAAGGATATGATCATCATGTCAGGCTGGAAGATCTACCCGACCGAGGTGGAGAACGTCATCATCCAGCATCCGGCGGTTATGGATGTTGCGGTTTTCGGCATTCCCGATGAACGCAAAGGGGAAGTTCCGGTTGCTGCCCTTGTCCTCAGGCCCGGAAGTTCGTTGTCCGAAGCTGAGCTGGAAACCTATTGCCGCGTTCACCTGGCCGGCTACAAGATCCCGCGCCGGCTCATAATCACCGATTCTTTGCCCCGGGTTCATGGCTGGAAACTGCTGAGACGGGACCTACGGAAAAAATTCGGCGATTTGCGCTCCTAA
- a CDS encoding CRISPR-associated endonuclease Cas6, whose amino-acid sequence MILHTFTLTLGSTRPIHGSAHELRGFFATKFNEYAELHQHNADKFIYRYPVVQYKMIGAVPTVIGINEGAEVLKQIFDDYQEIRLGENIYQIVERGISLKDEEFGISEKIRSYEFATPWLALNQENYRRYYALKGTPERDEFVRKILIGNLISMSKSLGYDVPGQIKCDAQVRFRKDRLKDVSVMTFTGTFQANFLIPDYLGIGKSVSRGFGAVRQLKANNDGGSICSSFSTRGAPI is encoded by the coding sequence ATGATCCTCCACACCTTCACCCTGACTCTCGGCTCCACCCGTCCCATCCATGGCTCTGCCCACGAACTCCGGGGATTCTTCGCAACCAAGTTCAACGAATACGCCGAGCTCCACCAGCACAACGCGGACAAATTCATCTACCGCTACCCGGTCGTCCAGTACAAGATGATCGGCGCTGTCCCGACCGTCATCGGTATCAACGAGGGAGCGGAAGTCCTCAAACAAATTTTCGATGATTACCAGGAGATCCGGCTGGGGGAGAACATCTACCAGATCGTGGAGCGCGGAATCTCGCTGAAAGATGAAGAGTTCGGGATCTCGGAGAAGATCCGGTCATATGAATTTGCAACCCCATGGCTCGCGCTGAACCAGGAGAATTACCGGAGATACTATGCGCTCAAAGGAACCCCCGAGCGGGACGAGTTCGTACGGAAGATCCTGATCGGCAATCTCATCTCGATGTCGAAATCGCTGGGCTACGATGTCCCGGGCCAGATCAAATGCGATGCGCAGGTGCGTTTCCGGAAAGACCGGCTGAAAGATGTCAGCGTCATGACCTTTACCGGAACATTCCAGGCCAATTTCCTGATCCCGGATTATCTTGGGATCGGAAAATCGGTCTCGCGGGGGTTTGGAGCGGTAAGGCAACTAAAAGCAAACAATGATGGAGGCAGCATATGCAGCTCGTTCTCAACACGCGGGGCTCCTATCTGA
- a CDS encoding ATPase domain-containing protein has translation MDTRTRIQDLPLSGRTKKRTTGIIGLNLLLDGGFPEGTIVMIYGTPLAGVDLAANQFWKAEGGEEGTYLMNDGDIEIGMIDATELHPEMYLTQMAGNRIVVDSLSTIVIKYGIDGALKFLRLAREEIRKRGANLVFVVYTGIHTPMEMTRIMRAADIIIEFKTDVHQSEIERTLAVHKIRDAAAPQRLLPFIITEKGIEASTTSRVV, from the coding sequence TTGGACACGAGAACCCGCATCCAGGATTTACCCCTCAGCGGGAGGACGAAGAAACGGACCACCGGAATCATAGGGCTCAACCTGCTCCTTGACGGTGGGTTTCCCGAGGGCACCATCGTCATGATTTACGGGACGCCGCTTGCCGGGGTCGATCTTGCTGCGAACCAGTTCTGGAAGGCAGAAGGCGGTGAAGAGGGTACGTACCTGATGAATGACGGCGATATCGAGATTGGGATGATCGATGCAACCGAGCTGCATCCAGAGATGTACCTTACCCAGATGGCCGGGAACCGGATCGTGGTGGACTCACTCTCGACGATTGTCATAAAATACGGCATTGATGGCGCCCTTAAGTTCCTGCGACTCGCCCGCGAGGAGATCAGGAAACGCGGGGCGAACCTGGTGTTCGTTGTCTATACCGGTATCCACACGCCGATGGAAATGACCCGGATCATGCGGGCTGCAGATATTATCATTGAGTTCAAGACCGATGTCCACCAGAGCGAGATCGAGCGGACCCTTGCCGTGCACAAGATCCGGGATGCGGCTGCACCCCAGCGGCTGCTTCCGTTCATCATCACGGAAAAAGGGATCGAGGCCTCGACAACATCGAGAGTGGTATAA
- the cas3 gene encoding CRISPR-associated helicase Cas3', with protein sequence MTSQIFWAKPDQTYEQHISAAYHAWKATVSAKHNLIKRLGTQYGFSEERFLKSSLLSVVLHDIGKNIEPFQMMMKAKREGRFFDYQENFRHELASFRYAVIAGANLSTCEGHLIGKIPLEALVILGHHKKINTSLDSFSRERSVKPLYCKNGIHEALLLADEIFQKENFLSSDFSFSKSRYKEYNPVDEQSNPYYDASKLIGGIDGSFVKIFEREQNSNKIRDTYALLKAILHYSDWLGSAGMEIPYSVKTDADDLFRHIEHHCAEKKIAFSNLRPFQQECADTKGNVIAVAPTGSGKTEAALFWALNNISEMQDAKLIYLLPTMVTANSIFMRLEEYFGKGNVGLSHSTATFLRESEEDSDGRTVLFDKSFIKPATVATVDQLLMAGFNSGKWTLIEANAANSVVIIDEIHSYEPWTLGLIIESLKHFSKKGTRFMLMSATLPKYLLDLFEHALPDAKIIRDESLLSSCRNRFYTIKKTIDGAIPDIERSVENGKKTLVVVNNVAKCQELFEKLRHLDPVCYHSKFTFNDRWEKEKHIDDARLLIATQVVEVSLDIDFDIMFTECAPPDALIQRAGRVNRRRTKTDSAIYIFTPSKISERIYDQNSSGLLSQSFNVFRESPSELTELDLISIVEKVYADTDIAHSNNFIDASHRYAEVQDSLMGIFDNPNKFEDKTRKVEYLQVPVIPAKFRGEVMAPGFSPSKRRMYEVKMPYWYVRKHKKIVDDITFCEMNYDSDIGASFADDNELSSLII encoded by the coding sequence ATGACCTCTCAAATTTTTTGGGCTAAGCCTGATCAGACATATGAGCAACATATCAGTGCAGCATATCATGCATGGAAAGCTACGGTTTCTGCAAAACATAATTTGATAAAAAGACTTGGCACCCAGTATGGATTCAGTGAAGAACGATTTTTAAAAAGTTCTCTTTTATCCGTGGTTCTTCATGATATTGGGAAAAATATCGAACCTTTTCAGATGATGATGAAAGCGAAGCGCGAGGGCAGATTTTTCGATTATCAGGAAAACTTTCGGCATGAATTGGCGTCTTTTCGCTACGCAGTGATTGCTGGCGCAAATCTATCCACTTGTGAAGGACATTTAATTGGAAAAATCCCCCTTGAAGCACTTGTCATTTTAGGGCATCATAAAAAAATTAACACATCATTAGATTCGTTCTCAAGAGAAAGATCTGTCAAACCATTATATTGTAAAAATGGAATTCATGAAGCACTATTACTTGCAGATGAAATTTTTCAAAAAGAGAATTTTTTATCATCGGACTTTTCTTTCAGTAAATCCCGCTATAAAGAATACAATCCGGTTGATGAACAAAGCAATCCATACTATGACGCAAGCAAGTTAATTGGCGGGATCGATGGATCATTTGTTAAAATTTTTGAGCGTGAGCAAAATTCCAATAAGATTCGTGATACGTATGCACTTTTGAAAGCAATCCTGCATTATTCCGATTGGCTTGGCTCTGCCGGGATGGAAATCCCGTACTCAGTAAAGACGGACGCTGACGATCTTTTCAGACATATCGAGCACCATTGTGCTGAAAAAAAGATCGCGTTTTCAAATCTCCGACCATTCCAGCAGGAATGTGCTGATACGAAAGGAAATGTGATTGCTGTTGCTCCTACAGGAAGTGGCAAGACCGAAGCAGCACTTTTCTGGGCACTGAATAATATCAGTGAGATGCAGGATGCAAAACTGATCTATCTGCTTCCCACCATGGTCACGGCCAATAGCATATTTATGAGACTGGAAGAATATTTTGGCAAAGGAAACGTCGGGCTGTCACATTCTACAGCCACATTCCTGCGGGAGAGTGAAGAGGATTCCGATGGGAGAACGGTTCTTTTTGACAAATCATTCATCAAACCCGCAACCGTGGCTACTGTAGATCAGCTTCTCATGGCGGGATTTAATTCCGGTAAATGGACCCTCATTGAAGCTAATGCTGCCAACAGTGTTGTGATCATCGATGAGATTCATTCATATGAGCCTTGGACCCTTGGACTCATCATTGAATCCCTGAAGCATTTTTCAAAAAAGGGAACGCGGTTCATGCTCATGAGTGCAACCCTCCCGAAATATCTACTCGATCTGTTCGAACATGCTCTTCCCGATGCAAAAATAATCCGCGATGAATCCTTATTGTCATCCTGCCGGAACCGGTTTTATACCATTAAAAAAACGATTGACGGTGCCATTCCGGATATTGAGCGATCTGTAGAAAACGGGAAAAAAACCCTTGTAGTCGTAAACAATGTGGCGAAGTGCCAGGAATTATTTGAAAAACTCCGCCATCTCGATCCCGTTTGTTATCACTCAAAATTTACGTTCAATGATCGATGGGAAAAAGAGAAACACATTGATGATGCCCGGCTGCTGATCGCGACGCAGGTTGTTGAAGTCTCTCTCGATATCGATTTTGATATCATGTTTACAGAGTGTGCTCCTCCGGATGCACTGATTCAGCGAGCGGGGCGGGTGAATCGTAGGCGGACAAAAACTGATAGCGCGATCTATATTTTTACTCCCTCAAAGATCTCTGAACGGATCTATGATCAGAATTCTTCGGGATTGCTTTCACAGTCTTTCAATGTTTTCAGGGAATCCCCTTCAGAATTAACAGAATTGGATCTCATTTCAATTGTCGAAAAAGTGTATGCAGATACTGACATCGCACATTCGAACAACTTCATTGATGCAAGTCACCGTTATGCAGAGGTTCAAGACAGTCTAATGGGAATTTTTGACAATCCAAACAAATTCGAGGATAAAACACGAAAAGTAGAGTATCTTCAGGTTCCGGTTATTCCTGCCAAATTCAGAGGGGAAGTGATGGCACCCGGTTTCTCGCCCTCAAAGCGGCGTATGTACGAGGTGAAGATGCCGTATTGGTATGTCAGAAAACACAAAAAAATTGTTGACGACATCACATTTTGCGAAATGAATTATGATTCTGATATTGGTGCATCGTTCGCTGACGACAATGAATTGTCGAGTCTGATAATATGA
- the cas4 gene encoding CRISPR-associated protein Cas4, translating to MPTDSETIITISDVLEYLFCPRFIYFMHCLDIPQHEEKRFKVMKGREVHEEKLVTNPEYLRKKLGVIKKEMNVFIASKQNHIKGIVDEVLFLEDGTAAPFEYKFAEFKDTIFQTYKFQLVLHAIMIRENYHCEVKRGFICFTRSNHHIETIEFTDQDFERGLEIIREVLEIIDKGFYPNKGKYQNKCIDCCYATICT from the coding sequence ATGCCGACCGACAGCGAAACAATCATTACGATCTCCGATGTGCTCGAATACCTCTTCTGCCCCCGGTTCATCTATTTCATGCACTGCCTCGATATCCCGCAGCACGAGGAGAAGCGGTTCAAGGTGATGAAGGGACGCGAGGTGCATGAAGAGAAACTGGTCACGAACCCAGAGTACCTCCGAAAGAAACTGGGGGTGATAAAAAAAGAGATGAACGTCTTCATCGCATCAAAACAAAATCATATCAAAGGGATCGTTGATGAAGTGCTTTTCCTTGAAGACGGAACAGCAGCCCCGTTTGAATATAAATTCGCGGAGTTCAAGGACACGATCTTCCAGACGTACAAGTTTCAGCTGGTTCTCCACGCGATCATGATCCGGGAGAATTACCATTGCGAGGTGAAACGGGGTTTCATCTGTTTTACCCGGAGCAATCACCATATCGAAACGATAGAATTCACGGATCAGGATTTCGAACGCGGGCTTGAGATCATCAGGGAAGTCCTGGAGATCATCGACAAAGGATTTTATCCGAACAAGGGCAAATACCAAAACAAGTGCATTGACTGTTGTTACGCAACAATCTGCACCTGA
- a CDS encoding methionine synthase, with amino-acid sequence MSKSYFINKVLATTVVGSYPVVKGGGLKSLFDPLHAAVETAVADQIAAGIDIISDGQVRGDMIGAFTAQLPGIRGQEVIGKIQPAAGPITTADTRYALSKAPKVKGIITGPSSLAHGLHLSTPMYRNKEELALDLAAALIVEAKSLEAAGVTLLQIDEPILSTGIADLAVGKEAVEMITSSVHIPTCMHVCGNLGNVLDELLKFNVNVLDFEFSKNPGNLDILSRRDLGGRMLGYGCVDSASDEVETVQEIKKRIEKGVEYFDPKILLIDPDCGMRMRSRESAYWKLKNMCEAAKEVRIAL; translated from the coding sequence ATGTCCAAGAGTTATTTCATCAATAAGGTGCTCGCGACAACCGTAGTCGGCAGCTACCCGGTTGTGAAGGGCGGCGGACTCAAAAGCCTTTTTGACCCGCTCCATGCAGCGGTCGAGACCGCTGTCGCTGACCAGATCGCTGCAGGCATAGACATCATCTCGGACGGGCAGGTCCGGGGGGACATGATCGGGGCATTTACCGCCCAGCTCCCCGGTATCCGGGGCCAGGAAGTGATCGGCAAGATCCAGCCCGCCGCCGGGCCGATTACCACAGCTGATACCAGATATGCCCTGTCGAAAGCCCCCAAGGTGAAAGGGATCATCACCGGTCCTTCCTCGCTCGCCCACGGCCTCCACCTGAGCACCCCCATGTACCGGAACAAGGAGGAACTGGCACTTGATCTCGCTGCAGCCCTTATCGTCGAGGCAAAGAGCCTCGAGGCAGCCGGTGTGACGCTCCTCCAGATCGACGAACCCATCCTCTCGACCGGCATCGCTGATCTTGCGGTGGGAAAGGAGGCAGTAGAGATGATCACGTCCTCGGTCCATATCCCGACCTGCATGCATGTCTGCGGGAACCTCGGGAACGTGCTTGACGAACTCCTCAAGTTTAACGTGAATGTGCTGGACTTCGAGTTCTCGAAGAACCCGGGCAACCTCGACATCCTCTCCCGAAGGGACCTTGGCGGCAGGATGCTCGGGTATGGCTGCGTGGACTCAGCCTCCGATGAAGTCGAGACAGTTCAGGAAATCAAAAAACGAATCGAGAAGGGCGTTGAGTATTTCGACCCGAAGATCCTCCTCATAGACCCGGACTGCGGGATGCGGATGCGGAGCCGGGAGTCGGCCTACTGGAAACTCAAGAACATGTGCGAAGCGGCAAAAGAAGTCCGGATCGCGTTATAA
- the cas5 gene encoding CRISPR-associated protein Cas5 gives MFFFSITAKAITASFRVPETHTFHQTLPLPPKTAIIGMIGAALGKRLDDAHAFVDQNNILVSVYGTHEGRMKDLWNYRKLSNKEYSLVDIKSRLHYSILIREFLYSNDFTFYFASENSEPLQQLQKSFRCPTYALTAGNSDDLLKICDISAIREIKPEKIIRFENTVVPGDLSKSCKHSIDLRQIPITETLYTPQVFLLPTKFEFHGEARRVVERKPFTFISTPIKLSDPIDGYNIDGKAVVLQ, from the coding sequence ATGTTCTTTTTCTCAATTACGGCAAAGGCAATTACGGCATCATTCCGGGTCCCGGAGACGCACACGTTTCACCAGACCCTCCCGCTACCCCCGAAGACTGCTATTATTGGTATGATCGGCGCAGCTCTCGGAAAACGTCTTGATGATGCGCACGCGTTTGTTGATCAGAACAACATCCTTGTCAGTGTTTACGGAACACACGAAGGGCGAATGAAGGATCTCTGGAATTACCGGAAATTGAGCAATAAAGAATATTCATTGGTGGATATCAAGAGTCGGCTGCATTATAGTATCCTTATTCGGGAATTTCTTTATTCCAATGATTTCACATTCTACTTTGCATCAGAAAATTCCGAACCCCTCCAGCAGTTACAAAAATCCTTCAGATGCCCGACATATGCATTGACCGCAGGAAATAGTGATGACCTGTTGAAGATTTGTGACATCTCTGCAATCAGAGAAATCAAACCTGAGAAAATTATCCGCTTTGAGAATACGGTCGTACCGGGAGATTTATCAAAATCCTGTAAACACAGTATTGACCTGAGACAAATTCCGATTACCGAAACTCTTTACACGCCTCAAGTGTTCCTTTTGCCAACAAAATTTGAATTTCATGGAGAAGCGCGACGTGTTGTCGAGAGAAAACCCTTTACATTCATCAGTACTCCTATCAAACTTTCCGACCCAATTGACGGTTATAATATCGATGGTAAAGCGGTTGTCCTTCAATGA
- the cas7i gene encoding type I-B CRISPR-associated protein Cas7/Cst2/DevR, translated as MKTAKALTLTYLTPVSFASLNGSDKEADNISSIKKIKVGKEEYPYVSSQAVRRALRNQLEVLGRTLSEGEAAKIPKGAATTKQEPSTYIDDDLFGYMGTEEATAGKKGKATKRTSVVRVSPLVALNPYQGDLDFGTNYMGTKAGGDPNIFETEIHSGLYRGSILIELDRVGNGDGFDGKDLDKKEKAQRVKDLLSAIKNLWASGRQSRFLADIAPKFVASAMLKTKNPIFLESIQVEGKKLNTGMIAETIKDYKEEIVASTIGARQGFFEGSVDGAKSIGDAFDEMAKWVDEYYS; from the coding sequence ATGAAAACAGCAAAGGCATTAACCCTGACCTACCTGACACCCGTATCATTTGCATCACTGAACGGTTCAGACAAGGAAGCAGATAATATTTCGAGCATTAAAAAGATCAAAGTCGGTAAAGAAGAATATCCGTATGTATCGTCACAGGCAGTTCGGAGAGCATTAAGAAACCAGCTTGAAGTTCTTGGGCGGACACTTTCAGAGGGCGAGGCAGCGAAAATTCCCAAAGGTGCCGCAACAACAAAACAGGAACCAAGTACCTATATTGATGATGATCTTTTTGGGTATATGGGAACTGAAGAAGCTACCGCAGGGAAAAAAGGCAAAGCCACCAAACGCACTTCAGTTGTCCGTGTCTCCCCCCTTGTTGCCCTGAATCCCTATCAGGGGGATCTCGATTTCGGGACAAACTACATGGGTACAAAAGCCGGTGGAGATCCAAATATTTTTGAGACGGAAATTCATTCAGGTCTTTACCGTGGATCGATTCTCATCGAACTTGATCGTGTTGGTAATGGCGATGGGTTCGATGGAAAAGATCTAGATAAAAAAGAAAAAGCACAACGGGTGAAAGACCTGCTTAGCGCGATTAAGAACCTCTGGGCTTCAGGGCGCCAGAGCCGGTTCCTGGCTGACATTGCACCCAAATTTGTTGCATCGGCCATGTTGAAAACAAAAAACCCAATCTTCCTTGAGAGCATTCAGGTAGAAGGTAAGAAGCTTAATACCGGGATGATTGCAGAGACAATTAAGGATTACAAAGAAGAAATTGTTGCCTCGACAATTGGCGCACGTCAGGGATTTTTCGAAGGGTCTGTTGATGGTGCAAAATCTATTGGCGATGCATTCGATGAAATGGCAAAGTGGGTAGATGAATATTACTCCTGA
- the cas2 gene encoding CRISPR-associated endonuclease Cas2 yields MTMVWVVYDIAKTTTRNHVVRICLNKGLYRVQKSVFLGNLNANERDSLALECGQEIDPEVDSVYVFPMDDASFKKVKLLGQAFDKKLVSDELLTKFF; encoded by the coding sequence ATGACGATGGTCTGGGTGGTGTATGATATCGCGAAAACGACGACGCGGAACCATGTTGTCCGCATCTGCCTGAACAAGGGATTGTACCGGGTCCAGAAGAGCGTATTTCTCGGGAACCTGAATGCGAACGAACGCGATTCGCTTGCGCTGGAGTGCGGGCAGGAGATCGATCCGGAAGTTGACTCCGTGTACGTGTTTCCGATGGATGACGCATCGTTCAAGAAAGTAAAACTGCTCGGCCAGGCGTTTGACAAGAAACTGGTGAGCGATGAACTCCTGACCAAATTTTTCTGA
- the cas1 gene encoding CRISPR-associated endonuclease Cas1 has protein sequence MQLVLNTRGSYLKKSNNCFLVKTDEKTFEVSADKIDSILITTSATITTDAIQFAIENNIDIIFLDYHGNPFGRVWHSKLGSTTLIRRRQLEAANEDTGFYLARGWIAQKIESQINLLKDLKKNRPEQKETLEQYIARIEVLLESLHKLKGTLDSKRGSIMGVEGMAAQTYFDAISSIMPEAWKFKGRSRDPARDGFNCLLNYGYGVLYSQVERSCIIAGLDPYVGFLHTDNYNKRSFVFDLIEPFRTHIDKTVINLFAKKQVSEKYFDSIPGGLYMNKEGKALLIGAVNEMFDRDIDYRGRNVKIRNTIQMECHHIANKLIK, from the coding sequence ATGCAGCTCGTTCTCAACACGCGGGGCTCCTATCTGAAAAAATCCAACAACTGCTTTCTCGTAAAAACCGATGAGAAAACGTTCGAAGTTTCCGCTGACAAGATCGACAGTATCCTCATTACGACTTCGGCAACGATCACCACCGATGCGATCCAATTTGCCATCGAAAACAACATCGACATTATTTTCCTTGATTATCACGGCAACCCGTTCGGAAGGGTCTGGCATTCCAAACTTGGGAGCACAACGCTTATCCGGCGCCGCCAGCTCGAAGCCGCCAATGAGGATACCGGGTTTTATCTTGCGCGGGGATGGATCGCTCAGAAGATCGAGAGCCAGATCAATCTCCTCAAGGATCTCAAGAAGAACCGGCCCGAGCAGAAAGAAACCCTTGAACAGTACATTGCGAGGATTGAAGTCCTGCTCGAATCACTCCACAAACTGAAAGGGACCCTCGATTCAAAGCGGGGATCGATCATGGGGGTCGAGGGTATGGCAGCGCAGACATACTTCGATGCGATCAGCAGCATCATGCCCGAAGCATGGAAGTTCAAGGGGAGGAGCCGTGACCCGGCGCGGGACGGGTTCAACTGCCTGCTGAATTATGGGTATGGTGTTCTCTACTCGCAGGTAGAACGTTCGTGCATCATCGCAGGGCTTGATCCCTATGTGGGATTTCTGCACACCGACAATTACAACAAGCGGTCGTTCGTGTTTGACCTGATAGAACCATTCCGCACGCATATCGACAAAACGGTGATCAACCTGTTCGCAAAAAAGCAGGTGTCGGAGAAGTATTTCGATTCTATTCCGGGCGGGTTGTACATGAACAAGGAGGGCAAGGCGCTGTTGATCGGTGCGGTCAACGAGATGTTCGATAGGGATATCGATTACCGGGGGCGCAACGTGAAAATCCGGAATACGATCCAGATGGAATGCCATCACATTGCAAACAAACTGATCAAATAG